The following proteins come from a genomic window of Leishmania major strain Friedlin complete genome, chromosome 1:
- a CDS encoding metallo-peptidase, Clan MA(E), Family M3 (previous protein_id=AAC24690.1), whose protein sequence is MSANPLLQQSPLQYQHPPFDQITMEHYAPAFEQGMAEQMAEIEAIKSNPDAPTLENTVVALERSGAQLERARLVFQNLCSAHTNPEMQNPEQACAPKFSVHTDKIYLDGALYNRIKAVWDERASLAGEDLRLVEHYEREFRKAGAGLHDADKEKLKQVNERLATLESDFAKKVMGTRKTASLAVDNVAELEGLSEDEIATAQMEAESLGHPGKYALIIVNTTQQPLLASLRSRETRRRLFEASVQRAARGDENDTSAIIAEIAQLRLKKAKLLGRKCFAECQLQNQMADPASAEALLHDMGNAAASKAKKEAADIKQMIREEGGDFELAPWDWRYYAERVRKQRHDLDENEAKPYFELNNVLERGVFYTAAKLYGVTMRRRTDLPVYHPDVLSFEMFDCTGGSLAIFRLDPYARASKRGGAWMTFYVCQSPLLGQKPVVYNVLNIVKPAEGKPTLLSRSDVTTLFHEFGHGLHGMLSNLKCSTLSGTSVARDFLEFPSQINEHWAMYDAVLKNYAPHYETKEPIPQALVDRMKAAETNGAGFHTIEVVKAAYLDLCWHLVAEETAFLPPAQMEEAAMRSFGVGMTEAPPRYHSGCFMHTFSGGYASNYYVYQWARVLDCDGFEWFLENGGLTRENGDHLRACVLSVGNSVDANVAYEKFAGRKANMKAFLRINGLLDE, encoded by the coding sequence ATGTCCGCCAAcccgctgcttcagcagaGCCCTCTGCAGTACCAACACCCGCCCTTTGACCAGATCACCATGGAGCACTACGCACCCGCTTTCGAGCAGGGCATGGCGGAGCAGATGGCGGAGATCGAGGCGATCAAGTCCAACCCTGACGCGCCCACCCTTGAAAACACAGTGGTGGCACTGGAGCGGAGCGGGGCGCAGCTTGAGCGCGCACGTCTTGTCTTCCAAAACCTCTGCTCTGCACACACGAACCCGGAGATGCAAAATCCCGAGCAGGCCTGCGCCCCAAAGTTCTCCGTCCACACAGACAAGATCTACCTCGACGGTGCCTTGTACAACCGCATCAAGGCCGTGTGGGACGAGCGTGCCAGTCTCGCTGGTGAAGACTTGCGGCTGGTGGAACACTACGAGAGGGAGTTTCGCAAGGCCGGCGCCGGCCTTCACGACGCAGACAAGGAGAAGCTGAAACAGGTAAATGAGCGCCTCGCTACCCTCGAGAGTGATTTTGCCAAGAAGGTGATGGGCACGCGCAAGACCGCCTCGCTCGCCGTGGATAACgttgccgagctggagggcCTCAGCGAGGACGAGATCGCGACGGCTCagatggaggcggagagcctCGGCCACCCCGGAAAGTACGCATTGATTATCGTGAACACGACTCAGCAGCCACTGCTAGCGTCTCTGAGGAGCCGCGagacacgccgccgcctgttcgaggcgagcgtgcagcgcgccgcacgcggtGACGAGAATGACACGAGCGCCATCATCGCGGAgattgcgcagctgcggctgaagaaggcgaagctgctCGGCAGGAAGTGCTTTGCGGAGTGCCAGCTGCAGAACCAGATGGCCGACCCGGCGTCCGCGGAGGCCTTGCTGCACGATATGGGCAatgcggcggcgtcgaaggcgaagaaggaagCGGCTGACATCAAGCAGATGATTCgcgaggagggtggggaCTTTGAGCTGGCGCCCTGGGACTGGAGGTACTACGCGGAGCGAGTGCgcaagcagcggcacgacCTCGACGAGAACGAGGCGAAGCCATACTTTGAGCTAAACAACGTGCTTGAGCGGGGCGTGTTCTACACGGCGGCGAAACTGTACGGCGTgacgatgcggcggcgcacggATCTGCCGGTGTACCACCCCGACGTGCTGTCGTTTGAGATGTTTGACTGCACGGGTGGGTCTCTTGCCATTTTCCGCCTTGACCCCTACGCGCGCGCAAGCaagcgcggtggtgcgtggATGACCTTCTATGTTTGCCAGAGCCCCCTCCTTGGCCAGAAGCCGGTCGTGTACAATGTGCTCAACATTGTGAAGCCGGCTGAAGGCAAGCCGACCTTGCTGAGCCGCAGTGACGTGACGACGCTCTTCCATGAGTTCGGCCACGGACTGCACGGCATGCTAAGCAACCTCAAGTGCTCGACTCTTTCCGGTACAAGTGTCGCCCGCGACTTCCTCGAGTTTCCATCGCAGATCAACGAGCACTGGGCAATGTACGACGCCGTGTTGAAGAACTACGCCCCTCACTACGAAACCAAGGAGCCGATCCCGCAGGCACTGGTGGATCGCATGAAGGCGGCCGAGACAAACGGCGCCGGCTTCCACACCATTGAGGTGGTCAAGGCGGCGTACCTCGATCTCTGCTGGCACCTGGTTGCGGAGGAAACGGCTTTTCTACCACCGGCAcagatggaggaggcggcgatgaggtCCTTCGGTGTTGGGATGACcgaagcgccgccgcgctacCACAGCGGGTGCTTCATGCACACTTTCTCTGGCGGATATGCCTCGAACTACTACGTGTACCAgtgggcgcgtgtgctggacTGCGACGGGTTCGAGTGGTTCCTGGAGAACGGCGGGCTGACGCGCGAGAACGGTGACcacctgcgtgcgtgcgtgctctcTGTGGGCAACTCAGTGGACGCGAACGTTGCGTACGAGAAGTTTGCCGGCCGCAAGGCAAACATGAAGGCGTTCCTCCGCATCAACGGCCTGCTGGACGAATAG